In Gemmatimonadota bacterium, a single genomic region encodes these proteins:
- the fliJ gene encoding flagellar export protein FliJ has protein sequence MMFNFRLQRLLDLKAKHEQEMARQLANAQSDAQRERDARDDLARVHAAAHSSLASAAGEGVTVGELVSLAQTLTPLQERVTQADERTIAAEHVVDERHQRLNEALQERQVLDRLREKRLDTHRAEENARDLAAMDAIALTRHKTPSGTASRGQDS, from the coding sequence ATGATGTTCAACTTCCGGTTGCAGCGTCTCCTCGACCTCAAGGCCAAGCACGAGCAGGAGATGGCGCGGCAGCTCGCCAACGCCCAGAGCGACGCCCAGCGCGAACGCGACGCGCGCGACGACCTCGCGCGCGTTCACGCGGCAGCGCACTCCAGCCTTGCCTCGGCCGCCGGTGAAGGCGTCACCGTGGGCGAGTTGGTGAGCCTCGCCCAGACGCTGACGCCGCTGCAGGAGCGCGTGACCCAGGCCGATGAGCGCACGATCGCCGCCGAGCATGTGGTGGACGAGCGGCACCAGCGGCTCAACGAAGCGTTGCAGGAACGGCAGGTGCTCGACCGGCTTCGCGAGAAGCGGCTCGACACGCACCGCGCCGAGGAGAACGCGCGCGACCTCGCCGCGATGGACGCCATTGCCCTTACCCGCCACAAGACGCCCAGCGGCACCGCAAGCCGCGGGCAGGACAGCTGA
- a CDS encoding FliI/YscN family ATPase, translating to MPETLVRRIGDVTRFARYGRVTRLVGLVVEAVGLDVGVGELCRISSLTDDHSVLAEVVGFHERGVLLMPLGELAGLHPGSSVQPLGRSFGVDVGPGMLGRVLNGLGHPIDGKGKLDAKERVPLTGEPPHPLERQLIADPLVTNVRALDGMLTVGKGQRVGIFAGSGVGKSTLLGMIARQATADVNVIALLGERGREVRDFIEHSLGPEGLARSVLIVATGDQAALVRARGALVATSIAEYFRDQGKHVLLMVDSVTRVAMAWREIGLATGEPPTTKGYPPSVFANLPRLLERAGNSAHGGITGIYTVLVDGDDFNEPVADAARSILDGHVVLTRRLASAGHFPAIDVLESKSRVRDAIIDDPQRNAANTFMRLEAAYREKEDLIMVGAYQKGSDPMVDAALRSREQMLAFLQQRPDEVTSFDQTRQSLISLTQRAGATGQVHA from the coding sequence GTGCCTGAGACCCTCGTCCGCCGCATCGGCGACGTCACGCGCTTCGCGCGCTACGGCCGCGTCACCCGCCTCGTGGGGCTGGTGGTGGAGGCGGTGGGCCTCGACGTGGGGGTGGGAGAGCTGTGCCGCATCTCCTCGCTCACCGACGACCATTCGGTGCTCGCCGAAGTCGTGGGCTTCCACGAGCGCGGCGTCCTGCTCATGCCGTTAGGCGAGCTCGCCGGGCTGCACCCGGGGAGCAGTGTCCAGCCGCTTGGACGCTCCTTCGGCGTCGACGTGGGGCCCGGGATGCTCGGACGCGTCCTCAACGGCCTCGGACACCCGATCGACGGCAAGGGGAAGCTCGACGCCAAGGAGCGTGTCCCGCTCACCGGCGAGCCTCCGCACCCGCTCGAGCGCCAGCTGATTGCCGACCCCCTGGTCACCAACGTGCGCGCCCTCGACGGCATGCTCACCGTCGGCAAGGGGCAGCGCGTGGGGATCTTCGCCGGCTCAGGCGTCGGCAAGTCCACACTGCTTGGGATGATCGCCCGCCAGGCGACCGCGGACGTCAACGTCATCGCCCTGCTGGGCGAGCGCGGGCGCGAGGTGCGCGACTTCATCGAACATTCGTTAGGCCCCGAGGGGCTGGCACGCTCGGTGCTCATCGTCGCCACCGGCGACCAGGCAGCCCTCGTGCGCGCCCGCGGCGCCCTCGTCGCCACGTCGATCGCCGAGTACTTCCGCGACCAGGGCAAGCACGTCCTGCTGATGGTCGACTCGGTGACGCGCGTGGCGATGGCGTGGCGCGAGATCGGGCTCGCCACCGGCGAGCCCCCGACGACCAAGGGCTATCCGCCGTCGGTCTTCGCCAACCTGCCGCGCCTGCTCGAGCGCGCGGGAAACAGCGCGCACGGCGGCATCACCGGGATCTACACCGTCCTCGTGGACGGCGATGACTTCAACGAGCCCGTGGCCGACGCCGCCCGCTCGATCCTCGACGGGCACGTCGTGCTCACGCGTCGCCTGGCGAGCGCCGGGCACTTCCCAGCCATCGACGTCCTCGAGAGCAAGAGTCGCGTGCGCGACGCCATCATCGATGATCCGCAGCGCAACGCCGCCAACACGTTCATGCGCCTCGAAGCCGCCTACCGCGAGAAAGAAGACCTGATCATGGTCGGTGCGTACCAGAAGGGGAGCGACCCGATGGTCGATGCGGCGCTGCGATCGCGCGAGCAGATGCTCGCCTTCCTGCAGCAGCGCCCGGATGAAGTGACGTCCTTCGACCAGACGCGGCAATCGCTCATCAGCCTCACCCAGCGGGCCGGCGCCACCGGCCAGGTGCACGCATGA
- the fliG gene encoding flagellar motor switch protein FliG: MTTALATRPSSGLDLIDPGTLSGRQKAAILCLALGSDVAASITQTLAQEEVDAISFEIARMESVSPEVVDSVLDEWMTRIMVADSLAQGGVDAAREILEKAFGARKAQQVLERIQGQLQNTIGLHRLRNADPQQLGQMLAGEHPQTIALILAHLDPQHTAAILKELDTAIGAEVVFRMAKMEKVQPELLMLIERSLSADADLTATQGMSSSGGPGAVASVLNYVAASLEKVLLDGVASMDQGLCDQIKNLMFVFEDIGTLDARALQRLLRDVDSKELALALKAASADLRTKITGAMSQRAVQALNDEMEMLGAVRMRDVEGAQANIVAMVRKLEEAGEIVLSGGDDDMVQ; the protein is encoded by the coding sequence GTGACCACCGCTCTCGCGACCCGCCCATCGAGCGGGCTCGACCTCATCGATCCCGGCACGCTGTCCGGGCGCCAGAAGGCCGCCATCCTGTGCCTGGCGCTCGGCTCCGACGTGGCGGCGAGCATCACGCAGACGCTCGCCCAGGAAGAGGTCGACGCGATCTCGTTCGAGATCGCGCGCATGGAGAGCGTCTCCCCCGAAGTCGTCGACTCGGTGCTGGACGAGTGGATGACGCGCATCATGGTCGCCGACTCGCTCGCCCAGGGTGGTGTCGACGCCGCGCGTGAGATCCTCGAGAAGGCCTTCGGGGCCCGCAAGGCGCAACAGGTCCTCGAGCGCATCCAGGGGCAGCTGCAAAACACGATCGGGCTGCACCGCCTGCGCAACGCCGACCCACAGCAACTCGGGCAGATGCTGGCGGGCGAGCACCCGCAGACGATCGCGCTGATCCTCGCGCACCTCGACCCCCAGCACACCGCCGCGATCCTCAAGGAACTCGACACCGCCATCGGTGCCGAGGTCGTGTTTCGCATGGCCAAGATGGAGAAGGTGCAGCCGGAGCTGCTCATGCTCATCGAGCGCTCGCTGTCGGCCGACGCGGACCTCACCGCGACGCAAGGGATGTCGTCGTCGGGTGGCCCAGGGGCCGTGGCCTCGGTGCTCAACTACGTCGCGGCATCGCTGGAGAAGGTGTTGCTCGATGGCGTGGCCTCGATGGACCAGGGGCTATGCGACCAGATCAAGAACCTGATGTTCGTCTTCGAGGACATCGGGACGCTCGACGCCCGCGCCTTGCAGCGCCTGCTGCGCGACGTGGACTCGAAGGAGCTCGCCCTCGCCCTCAAGGCGGCCAGCGCCGACCTCCGCACCAAGATCACCGGGGCGATGTCGCAGCGCGCGGTGCAAGCGCTCAACGACGAAATGGAAATGCTTGGCGCCGTGCGCATGCGCGACGTGGAGGGGGCGCAGGCCAACATCGTGGCCATGGTCCGCAAGCTCGAGGAAGCGGGCGAGATCGTGCTGAGCGGCGGTGACGATGACATGGTCCAGTAA
- the fliF gene encoding flagellar M-ring protein FliF → MPDGLRDFLDRLGGWRRIATIGVGLGAIALIVGVSRWATAPAYVPLFNAVSLEESAKITDGLTQASIPYRLERGGADILVTATDLARARVAVAKDGGLPNAGRPGLELFDQPAYAMTDFTQRINYRRALEGELERTIGKMRGIENAQVHLAIHETSTFRSSATPATASVVLKLRSGEDPPADVVRGISQLVASSVDRLESENVTVVDDAGRLLSTPADRNSAAGLTSRQLEVQTEMEDHFRLKAEEIVAQVVGRGNARVQVAASMNFDRVERTTQTMDPDKQVTATEQKAEIVPGAQGGAGSSNQAITYENSKSTEVFAPAAGTVKRLTVAVLVNDKQSGTGDSVRFEKRTPEEIARLDTLVRNAVGFDAARGDQVSVVSVPFAIPAIPVPPVETPPTTLQKVQQNQTLILNAAALLFAFVIGFMSLRSLRASTKSAAPTPLSASAQLQLPTVERFDTASLPSADPSVEDPSRAVRMLPELAALQANQETKQRVAMTVDKQPEIATKMMKAWLKEA, encoded by the coding sequence ATGCCAGACGGACTGCGCGACTTCCTCGATCGACTGGGCGGCTGGCGTCGCATTGCGACGATCGGCGTAGGCCTCGGCGCGATCGCGCTCATTGTCGGCGTCTCGCGGTGGGCCACGGCCCCCGCGTACGTCCCCCTCTTCAACGCGGTGTCGTTGGAAGAGAGCGCGAAGATCACGGATGGACTGACCCAGGCGAGCATCCCCTACCGGCTCGAGCGTGGCGGGGCGGACATCCTGGTGACGGCGACCGACCTGGCGCGTGCGCGCGTTGCGGTAGCCAAGGATGGCGGGCTCCCCAACGCGGGACGCCCGGGGCTGGAGCTGTTCGACCAGCCCGCGTATGCGATGACCGACTTCACGCAGCGCATCAACTATCGCCGCGCGCTGGAGGGTGAGCTCGAGCGCACGATCGGGAAGATGCGCGGGATCGAGAACGCGCAGGTGCACCTGGCGATCCACGAGACGTCGACCTTCCGCAGCTCGGCGACCCCTGCCACGGCCAGCGTCGTCCTCAAGCTCCGGAGCGGCGAGGACCCGCCGGCCGACGTGGTGCGCGGCATTTCACAGTTGGTCGCGTCGAGCGTCGACCGCCTCGAGAGCGAGAACGTGACGGTCGTCGATGACGCCGGTCGCCTCCTCTCGACCCCGGCCGACCGCAACTCGGCCGCCGGGCTCACCTCGCGGCAGCTCGAGGTGCAGACCGAGATGGAGGATCACTTCCGCCTCAAGGCCGAGGAGATCGTCGCGCAGGTCGTGGGGCGTGGCAACGCGCGCGTGCAGGTTGCCGCGTCGATGAACTTCGATCGCGTCGAGCGCACCACGCAGACGATGGATCCCGACAAGCAGGTCACGGCCACGGAACAGAAGGCCGAGATCGTCCCCGGGGCGCAGGGTGGCGCCGGCTCGTCGAACCAGGCAATCACCTACGAGAACTCGAAGAGCACCGAGGTCTTCGCCCCGGCGGCAGGGACGGTCAAGCGCCTGACGGTCGCCGTGCTCGTCAACGACAAACAATCGGGCACGGGCGACAGCGTGCGCTTCGAGAAGCGGACCCCCGAGGAGATCGCGCGGCTCGACACGCTGGTGCGCAACGCGGTCGGCTTCGATGCCGCGCGCGGCGACCAGGTCTCCGTCGTCTCCGTGCCGTTCGCGATTCCGGCCATCCCGGTGCCGCCGGTCGAGACGCCGCCGACGACGCTGCAGAAGGTGCAGCAGAACCAGACGCTCATCCTGAACGCCGCCGCCCTCCTCTTCGCCTTCGTGATCGGCTTCATGTCGCTCCGCTCCCTGCGCGCGTCGACCAAGTCGGCGGCGCCGACGCCGCTGAGCGCGTCGGCGCAGCTGCAACTCCCGACGGTCGAGCGCTTCGACACCGCGTCGCTCCCCTCGGCCGATCCGTCGGTCGAAGACCCCTCGCGCGCCGTTCGCATGCTCCCTGAGCTGGCGGCGTTGCAGGCGAACCAGGAGACCAAACAGCGCGTGGCGATGACGGTCGACAAGCAGCCCGAGATCGCGACCAAGATGATGAAAGCCTGGTTGAAGGAGGCCTAA
- the fliE gene encoding flagellar hook-basal body complex protein FliE encodes MSDPIGAITSRLSSLQGGGIGGADAAKRYTFDIGKGDGATGTAGSIGGPSFGDTLTKAINQVSDAQDRSADMVQKFIRGEPVELHQVMAAGEEAGIALEMLIELRNKFTDAYRALINMQS; translated from the coding sequence ATGAGCGATCCCATCGGCGCCATCACCTCGCGCCTCTCGTCACTCCAGGGCGGCGGCATCGGCGGGGCCGATGCCGCGAAGCGCTACACCTTCGACATCGGCAAGGGCGACGGAGCCACGGGGACCGCCGGATCGATCGGCGGCCCCTCGTTCGGCGACACGCTCACCAAGGCGATCAACCAGGTCTCCGACGCGCAGGATCGATCGGCCGACATGGTGCAGAAGTTCATCCGCGGCGAGCCCGTGGAACTGCACCAGGTGATGGCCGCCGGCGAGGAGGCCGGGATCGCCCTCGAGATGCTGATCGAACTGCGGAACAAGTTCACTGACGCGTATCGCGCGCTCATCAACATGCAGAGCTAG
- the flgC gene encoding flagellar basal body rod protein FlgC — protein sequence MEAGPRPPLFRPMDIATSGMSLQRLRMETAATNIANAETTRTEAGGPYRRRVVRAEEAIREGAAPSYPPLPLSGALPGVSPEDPTDTLGGVRAAAIEEDPTEGPLVYDPGHPDADVNGYVRYPNVEVTTELVDLMEARRVYEANASVFTAAKQLLRRALDI from the coding sequence ATGGAAGCGGGTCCGCGTCCCCCGCTCTTCCGTCCGATGGACATCGCGACGAGCGGGATGTCGCTGCAGCGGCTGCGCATGGAGACGGCGGCGACCAACATCGCCAACGCCGAGACGACGCGCACCGAGGCGGGGGGGCCCTATCGCCGCCGCGTCGTGCGGGCCGAGGAGGCCATTCGCGAAGGGGCCGCCCCGTCGTACCCGCCGCTGCCGCTGTCCGGCGCGCTCCCCGGCGTCTCGCCGGAAGATCCCACCGACACGTTAGGCGGTGTGCGCGCGGCGGCGATCGAGGAGGACCCGACCGAAGGACCGCTCGTCTACGATCCAGGCCATCCGGACGCCGACGTGAACGGCTACGTGCGCTATCCGAATGTGGAAGTGACCACCGAGCTCGTGGACCTGATGGAAGCGCGGCGTGTGTACGAGGCCAACGCCTCGGTCTTCACGGCGGCCAAGCAGCTCCTGCGCCGCGCCCTCGACATCTAA
- a CDS encoding sigma-54-dependent Fis family transcriptional regulator codes for MANILYVDDEPSVGLILEDTLSRAGHRPLGARNVVEALQVLARESIDLIISDYRMPGLTGLEFLSLLQREGYDIPLIMLTGYASIEHAVAAIKAGAIDYITKPVRTQQLELAVEQALEFVRLRRENESLRREVMEFRNERQIIGESLHIRRILQTVAMVAPTRATVLLQGESGTGKELFARAIHDQSDRRDKPFIKLNCAALPEGLIESALFGHERGAFTGAVKRVEGAFERAHGGTLLLDEISEMRLDLQAKLLRVLQEQEFERVGGTTPIRVDVRVIATTNRNLAEFAASGHFRQDLFYRLSVVPIDIPSLRERPDDIPMLAYRFAMRTGSEVGKEITGIAPDALAMLQEYPWPGNVRELQHAVERAVILSHDASLPAHLFEHQRMATVGVHPLVQQALNRIATPDANAAIVQATPPNGIILTTLNVEEAEKALIQRALELTRGNRTKTADLLGISVRTLRNKLNGPQRAGVAED; via the coding sequence ATGGCCAACATTCTGTACGTCGACGACGAACCGTCCGTCGGCCTGATTCTCGAAGACACGCTGTCGCGCGCGGGGCATCGCCCGCTCGGAGCCCGCAACGTCGTCGAAGCGCTGCAAGTGCTCGCACGAGAGAGTATCGACCTGATCATCTCCGACTATCGCATGCCGGGGCTGACGGGGCTCGAATTCCTCTCGCTGCTGCAACGCGAGGGCTACGACATCCCGCTCATCATGCTCACCGGCTACGCGAGCATCGAGCACGCGGTGGCGGCGATCAAGGCGGGGGCCATCGACTACATCACCAAGCCGGTGCGCACGCAGCAACTCGAGCTTGCCGTGGAGCAGGCGCTGGAGTTCGTGCGACTGCGCCGCGAGAACGAGTCGCTGCGCCGCGAGGTGATGGAGTTCCGCAATGAACGACAGATCATCGGCGAGAGCCTGCACATTCGCCGCATCCTGCAGACGGTCGCGATGGTCGCGCCGACGCGAGCGACGGTCCTGCTGCAAGGTGAGAGCGGAACCGGCAAGGAGCTGTTCGCGCGCGCGATCCACGACCAGAGCGACCGGCGCGACAAGCCGTTCATCAAGCTCAACTGCGCGGCACTCCCCGAGGGGCTCATCGAGAGCGCCCTCTTCGGCCACGAGCGCGGGGCCTTCACCGGCGCGGTGAAGCGCGTCGAAGGGGCGTTCGAGCGCGCGCACGGCGGGACGCTCCTCCTGGACGAAATCTCGGAGATGCGGCTCGACCTTCAGGCCAAGCTGCTCCGCGTGCTTCAGGAACAGGAGTTCGAGCGTGTGGGCGGGACGACGCCGATTCGCGTCGACGTGCGGGTGATCGCGACGACGAATCGCAATCTGGCCGAGTTTGCGGCGTCGGGACATTTCCGCCAGGACCTCTTCTATCGATTGAGCGTGGTCCCGATCGACATCCCGTCGCTGCGCGAGCGCCCCGACGACATCCCGATGCTGGCGTATCGCTTCGCGATGCGTACCGGGAGCGAAGTCGGGAAGGAGATCACCGGGATCGCCCCCGACGCGCTCGCCATGCTGCAGGAGTATCCCTGGCCGGGGAACGTGCGCGAGTTGCAGCACGCCGTGGAGCGGGCGGTCATCCTCTCGCACGACGCCTCGCTCCCCGCGCACCTGTTCGAGCACCAGCGCATGGCGACCGTGGGCGTGCATCCTTTAGTACAGCAGGCGCTCAACCGCATCGCTACGCCGGACGCGAACGCCGCCATCGTGCAGGCGACCCCACCGAACGGGATCATCCTCACCACGCTCAACGTCGAGGAAGCTGAGAAGGCGCTCATCCAGCGTGCGCTGGAACTGACGCGCGGCAACCGGACGAAGACCGCCGACCTGCTGGGGATCAGCGTGCGCACGCTGCGCAACAAGCTCAATGGCCCGCAGCGCGCCGGGGTGGCTGAAGACTGA
- the flgL gene encoding flagellar hook-associated protein FlgL, giving the protein MRITNNMVSRNSLASLQRSLKAVNEAQNRATNGLRVEKASDDPSASSSIMASGSSIRAIDQYKRNINSARARLDREESILGSVSQMLERAKELGVQQASGTADAQTRLTAKAEVDQLIQAVVQLGNTQHEGEYLFGGDQSNVAPFNATIPPFSAAPPTGTRRTEISSALSVRTNHNGTEVFLTTGVLAALDELSTALGANSQTGVATSLFSLDAAHNSTQVLVGETGAASQQLDVATSNLDALDTSLRTFKSQLQDADIEKAVSELVGRQTAYQAAMLATSRVMSLNLADYLR; this is encoded by the coding sequence ATGCGGATCACCAACAACATGGTCAGCCGGAACTCGCTGGCGAGCCTGCAGCGATCGCTGAAGGCCGTCAATGAGGCACAGAACCGGGCGACCAACGGACTGCGCGTCGAGAAGGCATCCGACGACCCCTCGGCGTCGAGTTCCATCATGGCGTCCGGGTCGTCGATCCGGGCCATCGACCAGTACAAGCGCAACATCAACTCGGCCCGCGCCCGCCTCGATCGCGAGGAGTCGATCCTCGGGTCGGTCTCGCAGATGCTCGAGCGCGCCAAGGAACTCGGCGTGCAGCAGGCGAGTGGCACCGCCGATGCGCAGACGCGCCTGACCGCCAAGGCCGAGGTCGATCAGCTCATCCAGGCGGTCGTGCAGCTCGGCAACACGCAGCACGAAGGGGAGTACCTCTTTGGCGGCGACCAGTCCAACGTGGCCCCGTTCAACGCCACCATCCCTCCGTTCTCCGCCGCCCCGCCAACCGGGACACGCCGCACGGAGATCTCGTCGGCCTTGAGCGTGCGCACCAATCACAACGGCACCGAGGTCTTCCTCACCACCGGTGTCCTGGCGGCCCTCGACGAGCTCTCGACCGCCCTCGGCGCCAACAGCCAGACGGGCGTGGCGACGTCGCTCTTTTCGCTCGACGCCGCGCACAACAGCACCCAGGTCCTCGTCGGCGAGACGGGGGCGGCGTCGCAGCAGCTCGACGTGGCGACCTCCAACCTCGACGCCCTCGACACCTCGCTGCGCACCTTCAAGTCGCAGCTGCAAGACGCCGACATCGAGAAGGCGGTATCGGAACTCGTGGGACGACAGACGGCCTACCAGGCCGCCATGCTGGCGACCTCCCGCGTGATGAGCCTCAACCTGGCAGACTACCTCAGATGA
- the fliW gene encoding flagellar assembly protein FliW, whose protein sequence is MSASAAAVTDDRLTIASDLLGPLTIPANEIVRFPGGLYGFPECRTFVLAPAAREGLFWLQSADYSALSFLLVDPFAWFPDYHIDVDDVDIARLGSNDPQHILVLAIVTMPSRVGDPCTANLHAPILFNVRDRHAHQSIRPDDGYGIREPFFLDQPPAESLAGAGA, encoded by the coding sequence ATGAGTGCTTCCGCCGCAGCCGTGACCGACGATCGCCTGACGATCGCGTCAGACCTGCTGGGCCCCCTCACGATTCCCGCCAACGAGATCGTCCGCTTTCCGGGCGGCCTCTACGGATTTCCGGAATGCCGGACCTTCGTCCTCGCCCCCGCGGCCAGGGAAGGGCTCTTCTGGCTGCAATCGGCCGACTACAGCGCCCTCTCGTTCCTGCTCGTCGATCCGTTCGCCTGGTTCCCCGACTATCACATCGATGTCGATGACGTCGACATCGCCCGCCTCGGCTCCAACGATCCGCAGCACATCCTCGTGCTCGCGATCGTGACCATGCCGTCGCGCGTTGGCGATCCCTGCACGGCCAACCTGCACGCGCCGATCCTGTTCAACGTCAGGGATCGCCACGCCCACCAGTCGATCCGACCGGACGACGGCTACGGGATCCGCGAACCGTTCTTCCTCGACCAGCCCCCCGCCGAGTCGCTCGCGGGCGCCGGAGCCTAA